The following coding sequences lie in one Periophthalmus magnuspinnatus isolate fPerMag1 chromosome 24, fPerMag1.2.pri, whole genome shotgun sequence genomic window:
- the LOC117392773 gene encoding gap junction Cx32.7 protein-like — MGDWDLLGRLLDKVQTHSTVIGKVWLTVLFVFRILVLNTAADRVWGDEQSDFICNTQQPGCENVCYDLAFPISHVRFWVLQIIAVATPKLLYLGYVLHVIHAEKKKMKKQIEFDDQDYKLPKYTKSSGKVSIRGRLLHSYIFHLIAKILLEALFIVGQYLLYGLRLEMRYQCVQWPCPHKVDCFVSRPTEKSVLIWFMLVAALVSLALCLIELFYMFFKAVKECISRRQDYTVTPVTPPLKAYKSHDEMIQNCVNLDLEIQGRKMASGGAVNDVAKNAENNKIGQVFI, encoded by the exons ATGGGGGACTGGGATCTTTTGGGCCGTCTGTTGGACAAAGTGCAAACTCATTCCACAGTCATTGGAAAAGTCTGGCTCACAGTTCTATTTGTGTTTCGCATCCTGGTCCTCAACACTGCAGCAGACAGG gtttggggTGATGAGCAGTCAGACTTTATATGCAACACGCAGCAGCCCGGTTGTGAGAACGTGTGCTACGATTTGGCCTTCCCCATCTCTCACGTGCGATTCTGGGTGCTACAGATCATCGCGGTGGCCACTCCCAAACTGCTCTACCTTGGATATGTTCTTCATGTCATTCACGCTGAGAAAAAG AAGATGAAAAAGCAGATCGAGTTTGACGACCAGGACTACAAGCTCCCAAAGTACACCAAGAGCAGCGGGAAAGTCAGCATCCGTGGACGACTCTTACACAGCTACATCTTCCACCTCATCGCTAAGATCCTGCTGGAGGCTCTGTTCATCGTGGGACAATACCTACTCTATGGCCTTCGTCTGGAAATGCGCTACCAATGCGTCCAATGGCCCTGCCCGCACAAAGTCGACTGCTTTGTGTCCAGACCTACAGAGAAATCCGTCCTCATCTGGTTCATGCTCGTAGCGGCACTGGTATCTCTAGCGCTGTGTTTGATAGAGTTGTTTTATATGTTCTTTAAAGCGGTGAAGGAGTGCATTTCCAGAAGGCAGGACTACACGGTGACCCCAGTGACCCCACCGCTAAAGGCCTACAAAAGCCACGATGAGATGATCCAAAACTGTGTCAATCTGGACTTGGAGATACAGGGTAGAAAGATGGcatcaggaggagcagtgaatGACGTGGCCAAAAATGCAGAGAATAACAAAATAGGGCAGGTTTTTATATAG